Part of the Hemibagrus wyckioides isolate EC202008001 linkage group LG09, SWU_Hwy_1.0, whole genome shotgun sequence genome, ATTAgagttatatttataattatttgcaCCTCAtcataaaggaataaaaaaaaattattaggtCACAGTTTATGGGAGCTTTTGGCATGTAAATCTCTCTTACCTTGTATACTCGAGGAAGATCAGACTTTATAATCTTTAGATAGATTAGTACTGATATCGTAAGTCCATAGAAGAACCAGGATGTGAAGCTGAAGGTTAAATGGAGAGGaattagaagaaaaaagaataggATATATATGTTGCAATAAAAATGGTCACATCATAATACATGCATAacctaaattaaatatatatttatacagcaCATTTTGATATTTCAAAGACACGCAGTTCAGCCAAATGTTttgatattactgtatttttCTTAGCATCAATTCTGTCACGTGTTCATCCTCAGTCACATGATTTATGCAACAGCAATACTGTTGCATgcttatatttattctttttaatatGCAGAATCACTATTAAGTATTCTGTTCTGGATATATTATAAGCCATATAATACATTTTGAACCCTTTAAGTAGACATGTATTGAAGTACTGTTAGCTGAACCTGAAAAAGTTGATTATGcctttgaaatctccaggaatGAGCACAATGAAGGCAATGACAGTGGTAAAGGTGAGAGCTGGAGCAGGAGTGAGGCGCCGCACATGGGCCATGGACAGGATGCTGGGCTGAAAGAGCAACAAAACAAAgttttcccaaaaaaaaaaaaaatatatatatatatatatatatatatatatatatatatatatatatatatatatatatatatatatttggataTAACACCTTAGGAAGGAGAATTAAGgtgtttttaaatacaaatacaaatcagAAAGTCATAGTTTTAAAAGGTATAACTGTAAAGGTTATATTTGTACTTACCATGTGACCCTCTCGTGCAGCTATGAAGCAAATTCGGCCCCCACCGAAGAACGAGCCGTTCAGCGTGCCAAAGGAAGAAAAAGCTGCTGCAATAGACATCACCCAGCCCCAGCTGCCCAGCACTTTATTGCTGTTCTCAGAGAAAAGATAATGATCTACAGTGGGTCATTTTTCACTGTAATACATAAATTTAGTGCTGTTCCAGAAGTGTTACATGCATTATGTCCTGTAATTGCAAACTATGATGACCTACCCCCAAGTAACTGCCACAGCACTGGACATCATCATCTCTCTAGGAGTCATGACGGACAGAAAACTGATATTGACCAGCAGGTAGAGAATCGTTACCATTGGGATGGCAATCATTAATGCCCGTGGAAGATTTACCTTACACAGGCAGATATAATGTAAAATTCAGAACTGTATTTTTGCTGGTATTTACAATTCTCATGGAAATCATTCATGCAGATATAGATTTGCTAGATATACGTtgcaaaaatatcaagcaaCTTACCTCTGGCTTTTTTACCTCTTCAAGCACAAAGGCTAAATTAGACCATCCTGAGAAAGACCAAAATCCTTGATACAGAGCCATTCCAATGGTACTGATCCCCAAAGTTGTACCCTCAAAGGCAATGTCTGGATTTCCAAGGTTTTCCAGGCCATTTTGAGCCATGGTAACTATTCCACCAATAACAATCACCATCAGACCCACCACTTTGGCCACTAGGAAGATAATCTGAATGGCCATGGCAAAGCGAACATTCAGCATATTAATAGTCGCCACCACCAAAATGCACACCACTGCAATACATTTTACCACCAATATAGGTGGCATGCAGCCTGGATAAAAGGGAGCCACCACATACTGAGCAAAGCTCAAGGACACAGCCACAATACTTGACGGTTTTACCACAATAATTGTTGTGAATGCAACAAAAAATGCCGGTAAGGGTCCATAGATTTTCAATACATAGATGAAATCACCTCCAGATTCTCTGAACATGGTGCCGAGCTCTGTATAACTGAGCGCAGCACATACAGTCACCAGGCCACACACAGCCCAGATGATCAAGCTCGCTCCAGGGCTTCCAACATTGGACATCACATACTGAGGGGACATAAAGATCCCTGATCCTATCATAGTGCCTGCGACCAGAGAGATCGCACTAATTAACCCTACCTCCCGCTTCAGCCTCAGGCCTTTGTTCTCGTTGCTTGTCATGGTGCTGTGCCGCAAATGAAAATGAGCTTAAACCATCTTGAAGTAGAACAAAATATCTGAAGTAGGTAATGAGATACCAAGAGCAAAGTATTTCTgcttaaatattaacatttaaaacagcttgGTGTATGTTACTGTGTAGATGTCTCGGGCGAGCCAAGAAAATTATGTTAATTTATCTGTGTAGTTAGTATTGGTGGAGTGGGGCTGGGTTAAGGGATGAGCTTTCTCTCTCATATGGTTAATGTGAATTGGAGCTGAGTTGAACTACTACAATTTGTCCTAAATTTAAACCAAAGCCATTTATGTCTCACTACACTTACCAACTTGCAGTTCTGTTCCACcttgtacattctgttataatataatattttctctgtgtaatataattaatgtacatattgtccacttcatagattacacctagtttatctatctgattatctatttatatacatgtatatgtatatatatatatatactatatttatacatactatatactatctgtataaacactgtatattatctgtaactgttgtacatacaatgtacataatgcacacatttttgcataatttataattatactttacactttatctgctgtaaatacaacttgcacatacctCTCTATGCGCactttgttcatttgcacaatttctactatttgcacatttggtagatgctaaacagcatttcactGCTATCTATTTAAGGGCATTTAAATAAAGTGAGGGCATTGTAAAATGTTGTGAAAAGACATTTGCCCAGTGaagtaaaatgtgtttatttagctCAGTTAAAAGCCTGTATCATTTTTTGGCAGAAAACAAAACTCTGATAATATTCTTAAATATTCTTAATTTGTAAAGTTGACAAACATTTCTGAAAACTTAAGATCTGGTCATCTGTATGTATTTCAAAAGTCCTAGACATAGCCTTTTGtcaaaatgtgtgaaaaataagaaaaataaacactcaCTGTTGAATTTGGTGAAACATTGTTTTGTGAACATTAATGACCATCCAGTCAAGCACTTGTACGTATAATAACACAAACTGAATCATATTCTTtccatgtgtttatttgtttcaacAGCCCAAACAATAGGGAATTTAAGCCCATTTCAGTAGAATAATAAAGTTAAGATGACCTTACTACAGTATTTACATTGAGTATCCACTATGATATTTGCTGTACTATTTAATAGCAATCTCTGTGACACAATGCCTTTGGAAAACCCCTGCTAAGAAACAACTGCAAAAAACAATTCAAGCTATAAATGACTGACAGATTTGGTAAAACATTGCATTGGGAACATTAAGAAACAATTATTGACAAGTCTGATTTGGTGGTTTATACAATTTTTTCAGCTGGTGCAACCTCCAGGAAGAGCTGCAGGAGCACTTTGAGTTTGTCCAGCAGGTGTGGACACAGTTTCAAGtgaatgaatggaaaataaatgagaGATCCACTTAGGATGAAGAGAGTGACATACAGGTACTCAAACTGAGGATTGTCAACGATGGGAGCTAGATCCAGGAACCTACCCCCAAGTAACTGCCACAGCACCGGATACCATCATCTCTCTAGGAGTCATGGCAGCCAGATAACTGTTATTGACCAGCAAgtagtatactatactatacacatcCTCAATACAAAATATCTTACATCTCACCTCTAGATTTTGCAACTCCTCAGTCACAATGTTTAGATTAGACCATCCAGCGAAAGACCAGAGTCCCTGATACACAGCCTTTCCAGTCGGACTGAGTTCCAGCTTTGTGCACTCAAAGGCAACATCCAAATTTTCAAGGCTTCCAGGCCATTTTGAGCCATGGTAACTATTCGCCAGTAACAACCACCACCAGACCCACCATTTTAGCCACTAGGAAGATAACCTGAATGGCCATGGCAAAGCGAACATTCAGTATATTGATAGTCGCCACCACCAAAATGGACACTGCTGCTATACATTTCATCAACAATGTAGGTGGCATGCAGCCTGGATAAAAAGGAGCCACAGCATACTGAGCAGAAAGAATGCCGGTAAGGGTCCGTAGATTCTCTGGACATAGATTTATTCACCTCCGGATTCCCTGAACATGGTGCCGAGCTCTGCATAAGTGAACGCAGCACATAGAGTCACCAGGCCACACACAGCCCAGATGATCAAGCTCACTCCACGGCTTTCAACATTGGAGATTACAAACTGAGGGGACATAAAGATCCCCGATCCTATCATAATACCTGCGACCGGAGAGATCGCACTAATTAAGCCTACCTCCCGCTTCAGCCTAAGGCCTTTTTGCTTGTTGCTTGTCATGGTGCTGTGCTGCGAATGAAAATGAGCTTTATACATCTtgaagtaaaagaaaatatCTGAAGCATTGGTAATAAGATACTGAGAGCAAAGTATTTCTGCTTcaatattaacattaaaaacagcTTGCTGTATGTTACTGTGCAGAAGTCTCAGGCCAGCCAAGAAATGGGAAATTATATTGGTGGGGCTGGGTTAAGGGAGATGAGCTTTCTCACATATGGTTGATGTGAATTGGAGCTGAGCTGCACTACTACATTGACTATTTGATCATaatgacttttttatttttaattttatgacTATTTGTCATAAATTTAAATCATAGCCGTTTAAGGGCACTAAAAAAAGTGCATTGAAAAATGTTGTGAAAACACATTTTCCCAGTGAAATGAAAGGTGTTTATTTAGCTCATTAACAGGCATGTATCATTTCTTGgcagaaaaaaatcagataataTTTGATAACATATTAATTCATAAAGCTAACAAACATTAGTGAAAACTTAAGATCTGGACACCTTATGTATttcaaaagtcctagatgtagCCTTTTGTCAAAAtgtatgagaaataaaaaatataaacactcaCTGTCGAATTTTTCAATGAAACATTAATGACAATCCAGTCAAGCACTTAGCAGAGAAACAGACCTGGTGAAAacgtatatatttatttatttatttatttatttatgtatgtatgtatgtatgtatgtatgtatgtatgtatgtatgtatgtatgtatgtattgcTATTTCCGTGATCGTATCTAATAACACAAACTGAATCATATACTTtccatgtgtttatttgtttcaacAGCTCAAACAGTGCAATAGGAAATTTAAGCCCATTTCAGAAGTATAATAAAGTTAAGATGACCTTACTACAGAATTTACAATGAGTATCCACTGTGATGTTTGCTGTACTATCTTATAGCAATCTCTGTGACACAATGCCTTTGGAAAAATTAAAACTACTA contains:
- the LOC131359354 gene encoding b(0,+)-type amino acid transporter 1-like — encoded protein: MTSNENKGLRLKREVGLISAISLVAGTMIGSGIFMSPQYVMSNVGSPGASLIIWAVCGLVTVCAALSYTELGTMFRESGGDFIYVLKIYGPLPAFFVAFTTIIVVKPSSIVAVSLSFAQYVVAPFYPGCMPPILVVKCIAVVCILVVATINMLNVRFAMAIQIIFLVAKVVGLMVIVIGGIVTMAQNGLENLGNPDIAFEGTTLGISTIGMALYQGFWSFSGWSNLAFVLEEVKKPEVNLPRALMIAIPMVTILYLLVNISFLSVMTPREMMMSSAVAVTWGNKVLGSWGWVMSIAAAFSSFGTLNGSFFGGGRICFIAAREGHMPSILSMAHVRRLTPAPALTFTTVIAFIVLIPGDFKGIINFFSFTSWFFYGLTISVLIYLKIIKSDLPRVYKVPFIIPVLVLLVAVFLVLAPIIDNPQLEYLYVTLFILSGSLIYFPFIHFKMCPHLLDKLTVFLQLLLEVAPAEKNI